The Chroicocephalus ridibundus chromosome 2, bChrRid1.1, whole genome shotgun sequence genome includes a region encoding these proteins:
- the LOC134510576 gene encoding phthioceranic/hydroxyphthioceranic acid synthase-like, whose amino-acid sequence MEIETADEIAIVGIGCNFPGGDGVDNFWKVLEEGKNCTVEIPPERFNVKDWYDPDDNKPGKICTTRAALLDEFNSFDNHLFGINNMEAERMDPQQKLLIECTYKALEDAGVPIEAISGTKTGVFIGLMNQDYEIVTSRAASEINHYDGTGAAMSIAANRVSFTFNLTGPSLTIDTACSSFLFALHYALQAIKSGDCEAAICGGVNCIIDPRTFVSLSKAKMISPEGISKPFSKKADGYGRGEGCGVVFLKPLKKAKEDYSKIWGVINISAVNQNGRSMTPITRPSQVEQEKLLRSIYGTHVDPSVVQYIEAHGTGTAAGDPVEAESLGSVICKNRSSQVSILKMGSVKGNIGHTESAAGAAGLIKVLLMMHHGKIVPSLHYSKEMSSIDTEKLNLAIPTAVEPWEESPEHGRVAGINCFGFGGTNAHVVVRQIKQLEPLPAFKRPLELVLLSAASGKSLQMTMADTADQLSTRNSVTLPGLAYTSACRRSHANYRYRKAFVTNSLQHLQQEVTSAASTELAVSKVEPQLVFVFCGNGVTLKEFSEVLLSSEPVFRDKCEEIEALFQKHTPISLLPGRGHSAKDLLDPELSQPLLFTLQVALASLLKYWGIKPVTAVGHSVGEVAAAHFAGYLSLADAVKVIYHRSRLQAKTASGRMLVVGNIPVQEIAECLHGYSGKVCIAAFNSPVSCTLSGHSDSVDAVQRDLAQAFSQRNIFLHVLNVPAAYHSPSMDMILGELEENIKTLEKQKGEIEVISTLTGVAASENDFAQGKFWARHTREPVAFTQAIKTAARDKENVVFVEISPHRALQRSIKETLGKGTKVFSSLQTDAEYQTLFTLVGNLFELGYNPNWQHFYNGYQSAPVAIPRYQFDRKKLMAYLDIHQRANQRSVSSSHPSIYGINSDNTEFGCLLSQETTSYLYEHKNNGVALVPGAFYVELGLASVMNSSRPRVPLSTCQMSISFSAPCVLTQSSQVLNIKLSPQKAVTAFEIVSSSNAVYATGHVVKGPEAVVEESTIRVQDIYQRCRSVVSREEVYEALSEIGFQYGSMFRQLSDVHYCQELKEGITNIKVNKETVREMHNYHIHPVLLDCFLQMTAIMTSRTVQSRVGFPSGIGSLVVLRPLEEEMMIYMRTSKSIGNCLEVCGCFMDKHGSVLAELKRVAITFMKQASSRDNEFMFENKWKEVSLSQTIGYLGAMPRVLVFADKFGIAEQLKKYLHPDSRYVMYEDWEALLEGHTQNKMRADVEDYDDILFLWGIQKLNEDFPNKAVDQLAKCCEAYRQVIVALREKMSRCSVRVITYRTTERDVDHVNCGFALHGMTRTCVTEVPEITFQMIDLSSSSSLDISVLADVLVKYKSRDYPEVRISQGRTFVAEIRRTPFVDADYGQRVRSLQKSETFTLYTSDPYTAKDLSAELSPSTAPQLEKQSVEIQVDKICLHSEDYFPISVSSRNFGNTLYWNSQAVGKHRLLALDFSGTVTATGNDVKKLKVGDHVVSCYPAAASSRVRIPGTVCFNVKKFPCFQNVPCMSYFILAWEIFSQRLPKGKKGRTLGIISTEPSSVLCHVLSAAAEEMGWRAVLARPTPDKFQYVNLCNALVVLPPVNRLSQEDLSHMNFLKDVVIVCGNRQSDCVQNDSGIDHENVSFHILTLASIFQKASLKELQKTVHAWINSMDMKRFRHLSGSVFQQTENLERINSVTSYFTCKPVPLAVLRRQKDITMLSDIPLYESEKKLFKQNAVYVVVGGLTGLGFETVKFIAENGGGCIVILSRKSPSNEKQEEMKALQQQYKGSKVVFVQCDVTSTSDVEKAFQSIANIFARSPIKGVFQSAVVLHDGHVEALTLADFQKVLSPKVAGTLNLHWATRGQELDYFVCYSSVTSFLGNSTQANYAAANSFLDVFCLYRRNCGLSGQSINWGALNLGILLNQTHIQNILESKGIDILQVHEIHEYLRKSLLLNNPQQAVVKLNFQALSHHVFSRILSLKSRFMSLISEEFRNQLETPEETQVQDTALIKSEDYITLLVSDLTRLNPDELTMNTPLSSLGMDSMLAMTIQNRVFQERKVDIPLLKLLDPHTTLSNLVVVLEETSNATGKAEKKKAVDDSAENGSWL is encoded by the exons ATGGAGATCGAGACTGCGGATGAAATTGCTATTGTGGGAATAGGATGCAACTTTCCTGGAG GTGATGGAGTTGACAATTTCTGGAAAGTCCTGGAGGAAGGCAAAAACTGCACAGTAGAAATCCCCCCTGAGAGATTCAATGTCAAAGACTGGTACGATCCGGATGATAACAAGCCAGGAAAAATATGTACAACGCGAGCTGCTCTTCTCGATGA ATTTAATTCGTTTGACAACCACCTGTTTGGGATTAATAATATGGAAGCTGAACGCATGGATCCGCAGCAGAAGTTATTGATAGAATGCACATACAAAGCCCTGGAGGATGCAGGAGTCCCCATAGAAGCTATCAGTGGCACCAAAACAGGTGTTTTTATTG GTCTTATGAATCAAGACTATGAAATTGTAACAAGCAGAGCAGCGAGTGAAATAAATCATTATGATGGTACTGGAGCAGCAATGAGCATTGCTGCTAACAGGGTCTCATTCACTTTTAATCTGACTGGACCATCACTGACGATTGACACTGCatgttcatcttttctttttgctctacACTACGCCTTGCAAGCAATTAAATCAG GAGACTGTGAGGCAGCAATCTGTGGTGGAGTGAACTGCATAATAGATCCCCGCACCTTTGTGTCTCTCAGTAAAGCAAAAATGATCTCTCCCGAGGGAATAAGCAAACCCTTCTCCAAAAAGGCAGATGGCTATGGAAGGGGAGAAGGCTGTGGTGTTGTTTTCCTCAAACCACTGAAAAAG GCAAAAGAAGATTACAGCAAAATCTGGGGTGTTATAAACATCAGTGCAGTAAATCAGAACGGTAGGTCCATGACTCCAATCACAAGACCGTCTCAAGTAGAGCAAGAGAAGTTACTGCGCAGCATTTATGGAACTCATGTTGATCCCTCAGTTGTGCAGTACATTGAAGCACACGGTACAGGAACTGCCGCTGGAGATCCTGTTGAAGCTGAAAGCCTGGGTAGTGTCATTTGTAAAAACAGGTCTTCACAAGTTTCCATTCTGAAAATGGGTTCCGTGAAAGGAAATATTGGCCACACTGAatcagctgctggagcagcagggttAATCAAAGTGCTTCTGATGATGCATCATGGAAAGATTGTTCCCTCCTTGCATTACTCAAAGGAGATGAGCAGCATCGATACAGAGAAATTGAACCTTGCAATTCCCACAGCTGTAGAGCCCTGGGAAGAATCCCCTGAGCATGGAAGAGTAGCTGGCATCAACTGCTTTGGATTTGGAGGAACCAATGCTCATGTGGTAGTCAGGCAGATTAAGCAGCTAGAGCCTCTTCCCGCCTTTAAGAGGCCCCTTGAATTAGTTCTGCTGTCAGCAGCGTCAGGTAAGTCCCTTCAGATGACAATGGCCGATACAGCTGACCAGCTGAGCACAAGAAACTCTGTAACTCTCCCAGGCCTGGCCTACACGTCTGCCTGCAGAAGAAGCCATGCCAACTATAGGTACCGAAAAGCGTTTGTCACAAATTCTCTCCAACACTTGCAGCAAGAGGTTACATCGGCAGCGAGCACTGAACTTGCCGTGTCAAAGGTGGAACCACAGCTGGTGTTTGTGTTCTGTGGCAACGGCGTAACGCTGAAGGAGTTCAGCGAGGTACTGCTGAGCTCAGAGCCAGTGTTCAGAGATAAGTGTGAGGAAATAGAAGCACTTTTTCAGAAACATACTCCCATCAGCCTCCTGCCAGGAAGAGGCCATAGCGCAAAGGATTTGTTGGATCCAGAGCTTTCCCAGCCCTTGCTTTTTACCCTGCAGGTTGCCTTAGCTTCCCTTCTGAAATACTGGGGCATTAAACCAGTCACTGCTGTTGGCCACTCGGTAGGGGAAGTTGCTGCTGCGCATTTTGCTGGGTACCTTTCCCTGGCAGATGCAGTCAAAGTGATTTATCACCGGAGCCGGCTGCAGGCAAAGACTGCCAGTGGCAGAATGTTGGTGGTTGGAAACATCCCTGTTCAAGAGATTGCTGAATGTCTGCATGGCTACTCAGGAAAGGTGTGCATTGCAGCTTTCAACAGCCCAGTTTCCTGCACCTTGTCTGGGCATTCAGACTCTGTGGATGCTGTGCAGAGAGATCTAGCTCAAGCTTTTAGCCAGAGAAACATCTTTCTTCACGTTTTAAATGTCCCAGCTGCGTACCACAGCCCCAGCATGGATATGATACTTGGGGAGTTGGAAGAGAACATAAAaactttagaaaaacaaaaggggGAAATTGAAGTGATCTCAACACTGACTGGGGTGGCTGCTTCTGAAAATGACTTTGCTCAGGGCAAATTCTGGGCCCGGCATACTCGTGAGCCTGTTGCTTTCACTCAAGCCATCAAAACTGCAGCTAGAGACAAGGAAAACGTGGTGTTTGTGGAAATAAGTCCTCACCGAGCGTTGCAGCGAAGCATAAAGGAAACTCTAGGAAAGGGCACAAAGGTGTTCTCTTCTTTGCAAACTGATGCAGAGTATCAGACACTCTTCACCCTGGTAGGAAATCTGTTTGAACTGGGATATAATCCCAACTGGCAGCACTTTTATAATGGGTATCAAAGCGCTCCGGTGGCCATTCCACGGTATCAATTTGATCGCAAAAAACTCATGGCCTATCTGGATATCCATCAACGAGCAAATCAAAGAAGTGTCAGCTCCAGTCATCCTTCGATTTATGGCATAAACAGTGACAACACGGAGTTTGGCTGCCTGCTGTCTCAGGAGACGACATCGTACTTATATGAGCACAAGAACAATGGTGTGGCTTTAGTCCCTGGTGCTTTTTATGTGGAGCTTGGTCTGGCCTCTGTGATGAACAGCTCAAGACCTCGAGTGCCTCTGAGTACTTGCCAGATGAGCATCAGTTTTTCTGCGCCGTGTGTTCTCACACAGAGTTCGCAAGTCTTGAATATCAAACTGAGTCCACAAAAAGCAGTGACAGCCTTTGAGATAGTCTCTTCCTCCAACGCAGTTTATGCTACGGGCCATGTTGTAAAGGGGCCTGAAGCTGTGGTGGAAGAAAGCACCATCCGCGTCCAAGACATCTATCAAAGATGCAGGTCAGTGGTTAGCAGAGAGGAGGTTTATGAAGCACTGTCTGAGATTGGCTTTCAGTATGGTTCCATGTTCAGGCAGCTCAGTGACGTGCATTATTGCCAGGAACTAAAGGAAGGAATAACAAACATAAAGGTGAACAAGGAGACTGTCAGAGAGATGCACAACTACCACATCCATCCAGTGCTGCTCGACTGTTTTCTGCAGATGACTGCTATCATGACCTCAAGGACGGTCCAGTCCAGAGTAGGCTTTCCTTCAGGGATAGGCAGCCTGGTGGTGCTCCGACCACTGGAGGAAGAAATGATGATATATATGAGAACAAGCAAATCCATTGGGAACTGCCTAGAGGTCTGTGGGTGCTTTATGGACAAACATGGCTCTGTTTTGGCTGAACTCAAGCGCGTTGCCATCACTTTCATGAAGCAAGCATCTTCCAGAGACAACGAGTTCATGTTTGAAAACAAGTGGAAAGAAGTCTCTCTTTCACAGACGATTGGATATCTGGGGGCTATGCCCAGGGTCCTAGTGTTTGCTGACAAATTTGGGATAGCTGAGCAGCTCAAAAAATACTTGCATCCTGATTCAAGATATGTTATGTATGAAGACTGGGAAGCCCTCTTGGAAGGCCATACACAGAATAAAATGAGAGCAGATGTTGAGGATTATGATGACATTCTCTTCCTGTGGGGAATTCAAAAGTTAAATGAAGACTTCCCAAACAAAGCAGTAGACCAGTTGGCAAAATGTTGTGAAGCCTATCGCCAAGTTATTGTGGCATTAAGAGAGAAAATGTCCCGCTGTTCAGTCAGAGTTATCACCTACAGAACAACAGAGAGAGATGTGGACCATGTTAACTGTGGGTTTGCGTTGCATGGCATGACCAGAACTTGTGTCACTGAAGTTCCAGAAATCACGTTTCAGATGATTGACCTCAGCTCTTCCAGTTCCCTGGACATCTCAGTGCTAGCAGATGTTCTTGTCAAATACAAAAGTAGGGACTATCCAGAAGTTCGCATCAGCCAGGGAAGAACTTTTGTGGCTGAAATCAGACGCACACCTTTTGTAGATGCAGATTACGGCCAGCGTGTAAGATCTCTCCAGAAGTCAGAAACATTCACTTTGTACACTTCTGATCCGTACACAGCAAAAGACTTGTCTGCCGAATTATCCCCCAGCACCGCTCCTCAGCTTGAGAAACAGAGCGTTGAAATTCAAGTGGATAAAATATGTCTCCACTCAGAAGATTATTTTCCCATTAGTGTTTCTAGTCGTAACTTTGGTAATACACTGTATTGGAATTCACAAGCAGTAGGCAAACACAGACTTCTGGCTCTTGATTTCAGTGGCACAGTAACAGCAACAGGCAATGATGTGAAGAAACTAAAAGTGGGAGATCACGTGGTTTCATGTTATCCAGCTGCTGCGTCATCCAGAGTTCGGATTCCAGGAACAGTTTGTTTCAATGTAAAGAAATTCCCATGCTTTCAGAACGTCCCCTGTATGTCATACTTTATCCTTGCGTGGGAAATCTTCAGTCAGAGGTTacccaaggggaaaaaaggcagaacactgGGTATTATTTCTACAGAGCCATCATCGGTTTTGTGCCATGTTCTTTCAGCGGCAGCAGAAGAGATGGGTTGGAGAGCAGTACTTGCGAGGCCCACTCCTGATAAGTTTCAGTACGTAAACTTATGCAATGCCCTTGTTGTTCTTCCTCCAGTAAACAGACTGTCTCAGGAGGATCTGTCCCACATGAACTTTCTTAAAGATGTGGTGATAGTGTGTGGCAATCGACAGTCTGACTGTGTCCAGAATGACAGCGGAATTGATCATGAAAATGTCAGCTTCCATATTCTTACACTTGCCAGCATTTTCCAGAAAGCATCTCTAAAGGAATTGCAGAAGACTGTGCATGCGTGGATCAATTCCATGGATATGAAACGTTTTAGACATCTATCAGGTTCTGTTTTTCAGCAGACTGAGAACTTGGAAAGGATAAACTCTGTGACGTCTTATTTTACCTGCAAACCTGTCCCACTTGCTGTACTGAGAAGGCAGAAGGACATCACCATGCTTTCAGATATACCGTTGTATGAATCCGAGAAGAAGTTGTTTAAGCAGAATGCTGTTTACGTAGTAGTCGGAGGGCTCACTGGACTTGGCTTTGAAACGGTGAAATTCATAGCCGAGAATGGAGGAGGGTGTATTGTAATACTCTCCAGGAAAAGTCCAAGCAATGAGAAGCAAGAAGAGATGAAGGCTTTGCAGCAGCAGTATAAAGGGAGCAAAGTAGTGTTTGTGCAGTGTGATGTTACTTCGACCAGTGATGTTGAGAAAGCTTTCCAGTCCATTGCAAACATCTTTGCAAGGAGTCCAATCAAAGGAGTATTTCAAAGTGCTGTTGTTTTACATGATGGCCATGTTGAAGCTCTGACCTTGGCTGACTTTCAGAAAGTGCTGAGCCCAAAAGTAGCAGGGACCCTAAATCTTCACTGGGCTACCAGAGGCCAGGAGCTTGACTACTTTGTGTGCTATTCCTCTGTAACTTCCTTTCTGGGAAATTCCACCCAGGCAAACTACGCGGCTGCAAACTCTTTCTTGGATGTCTTCTGCCTCTACAGGAGGAACTGTGGGCTTTCAGGCCAATCCATTAACTGGGGTGCTTTGAACCTTGGCATACTGCTCAATCAAACCCATATTCAGAACATTCTGGAGTCCAAGGGCATAGACATTCTGCAAGTGCATGAAATTCATGAGTATCTCAGGAAGAGCTTACTTCTGAATAACCCGCAGCAAGCTGTCGTCAAGTTAAACTTTCAAGCTTTATCGCATCATGTTTTTTCTCGCATTCTTTCACTCAAAAGTCGCTTCATGTCACTTATATCAGAAGAATTCAGGAACCAGCTTGAAACCCCTGAGGAAACTCAAGTCCAGGATACTGCCTTGATCAAATCTGAAGACTATATCACCTTACTGGTGAGTGACCTCACCAGGTTGAACCCAGATGAACTGACCATGAATACACCACTTTCATCGTTGGGCATGGACTCTATGTTAGCTATGACAATTCAGAACCGTGTCTTTCAAGAGAGAAAGGTGGACATACCTCTTCTGAAACTGCTCGATCCTCACACAACTCTCTCAAATTTAGTAGTAGTTTTAGAAGAAACAAGCAACGCAACTGGCAAAGCggagaaaaaaaaggctgtggatgACAGTGCCGAAAATGGGAGCTGGCTATAG